GGGTGCGCGTGAAGGTGCCTCTGGAGATTCGCGGCCAGGCCGCCGGCGTGAAAGAGGGGGGAGTGGTCGAGCATTTGATTCACACGGTGGAAATTGAATGTCCGGTGAGCTCCATTCCGGACAAAGTGATCATCAACGTGGCCGCGCTGAAGCTGGACGATTCGATGAGCGTGGGACAAGCGACGCTGCCGGAAGGGGCGAAAATTGTCAGTGGCGGCGACGAAATTGCCGTCCAGTGCTTGAAGCCGAAGGCAGTCGAAGAAGAAGCCACTGCAGAGCCTGCCGCCGAAGGAGCCGTGGAGCCAGAACTGATTCGCAAGGAAAAACCTGTGGAAGAAGAGGAAGAGAAAGTATAGCGAGGGATGTTGCGTTGGTTGGGCTGCCTGAACGGAGTTCAACGGAAGCGCCTGAGGCAAGGATTGACAACTGAAGCTGATTTCCTGACCCCATCACTCTGAACCCAAAAACATGGCCTGCCGTGAAACTAGTCGTGGGGTTGGGCAACCCCGGCCGCAAATATGAGGGCACACGCCACAATGTCGGATTTGCGGTGCTCTACGAATTGGCCCGGCGGCATCGTGTTGCGCGGGCAAAAACCAATTTTCAAGGAGAAATTAGCGAAGCCGAATTGAAAGGCCAAAAGGCCCTGCTTTTGTGGCCTCATACGTTTATGAACTTAAGCGGCGGCAGCGTGTTGGCGGCTCGAGATTTTTATAAGTTAGATACGGTCGACGTGCTGATTGTGTGCGACGATTTCAATCTGCCGTTAGGCAAGTTGCGGTTGCGAAGCGAAGGTTCCGCCGGCGGACAGAAGGGGCTGGCCGACGTGATCGAGCGGTTGGGAACCGAAGCGGTTCCGCGGTTGCGGATTGGCGTGGGGCCGGTTCCGCCGCAATGGGACCCGGCCGATTTTGTATTGGCGCGGTTTGGCAAGGAAGAATTAGTGGAGGTAGAATCGATCATTTCGCGAGCCGCGGATGCGGTCGAAGATTGGATTACCGGAGACATGCTTGGTTGCATGAATAAATACAACGGTTAGGAAGAGTCGAAAAGTCGAAAAGTCATTTTAAAGTGTGAGTGTCGGGAACGCTTCGGCTTTTTGACGTTTCGACCTTTCGACTTTTTGACCCTTTCAACCCTCGAACAGTTCACTCGACAAGATAAGGAACCATTTCGTGGCTCAGCACGTTTACGAAGGCATGTTCATTCTGGATTCGAATCGGTATGCCCGCGATGCCGCCGGCACCGTGGCGCAAATTCCCGGTGCCGTGGAGCAGTTTGGCGGCAAGATGTTGGCCAGCCGGCTATGGGAAGAACGCCGCTTGGCTTACCCCATCAAAGGGCACCGCAAAGGAACGTACTGGCTTACGTATTTCAAACTAGACGGCGATCAGGTCGGCAATTTGACGCGGCAATTTCAATTGAACGAAGCGGTGATTCGGAACCTGATGTTGAAAATCGACCCGCGGATTGCCGACACGATGGTGCAGCATGCCCTGACCGGCGGCGGACCGCTGGCGGAGCGCAAACCCAAGCCGGAAGCGGAAGCAGCGAAATTAGTCGACGACATGCCGGTGGACGAAATGGGCGAGCTGGACGAGGAATGATTGTATTTTGCTCGGCAATTTGTTAGCTTGATCGCGAGGACGATACGTTTGTTCAGCAAGAGCCAAGGCTCAGGAGGCCCGTATGGCCAGTTTCAACCGCGTGATTTTAGTGGGCAATCTCACCCGCGATCCGGAGTTGCGCTATATTCCCAGCGGCATGGCGGTGATGGATGTCGGCTTGGCGGTGAACGATCGGCGGAAAACGGCCCAGGGAGAATGGGTGGAAGACACGACGTTTGTGGACGTCACGCTGTGGGGCCGCACGGCGGAGGTGGCCAGCGAGTACCTCAATAAGGGATCGCCGGTGCTGATCGAAGGACGGTTGAAGCTTGATACGTGGGAAAAAGAAGGCAAGAAGCAATCCAAATTGCGCGTGGTTGGGGAGCGGATGCAAATGCTGGGCTCCAAAGGACAAGGCGGGGGGCAGGGTAAAGGGGGGCCGCGAGGAGCACGGGAATCGGCACCGCCGGCTGAAGCGGAATACAGCGCGGCCGAAGTCAGCGGTTACGAAGGTGGCGGCGAGTCGGGCGGGGCGCCCGATCTGCCATTTTAATTTTTGAATTTTGGTAGAGCGAGATTTGCACGATTAGAGAATCAAACCGGGCAGACCAAGTTCTGCGAATTTCCAAGCATAGGAATGAACCATGCCGACGACAAAAACTTCACCGAAAGCCAAATCGGGCCGCCAGCCGGCGCGCGATAAACGCCTGCAGCGCGGCCAGCACGGGGGCATCGAATTGCTGTTGATTCAATCGGTCGATCACCTGGGGAAGCAGGGTGAAGTGGTGGAGGTGAAGCGCGGCTATGCGATGAATTACTTGCTGCCGCAGGGCTTGGCGACGGTGGCGACGGAGCATCACAAGCGGATGGTCGAAAAGCACAAGGCCAAGTTGCTGCAAATCCAGCACGAACGTTTGGCCGGGTTGCGTCAACTGGCGGACCGCATCACGGCGCAAAGCGTGACCATTGAAGCCAACGCCAACGACGAGGGGCACTTGTATGGTTCTGTCGGCGCACCAGAAATTGTGCGGGCTTTGAAGCAGCAGGAAATTACCGTGACGCCTGACCAAGTGCGGCTGAAAGGGCCGCTGAAGGAACTTGGGCTGTACACGGTCGAAGTGCATTTGGGCCAGGAAATTGAAGCTCAATTGAAGGTTTGGGTAGTGCCGACGGTCGGCGATGTTGAGGCCGAAGCGAAGCCGGAAGCCAAAGAAGGGGAAGCCAAGCCGACCGATTCGAAGGAGTCGAAATCGGCCGAAGCGAAGTCGGCCGTCAAGCAGGGGTCGAAGTCGTCGGCAAAATCATAGCCGGCACCTGTTCCTGGCGTGCGTAGTTTGCGGTCGTATTGCAGCAGGGAGGACTCGCTCATGGCCACCGTCGATCGCAAGCCCAGTAATAAGCCGCCGCGGAAAGCGCCGGTGACCTCCGAGATTCTCGATCGGCAGCCGCCGCGCAGCCTGGAAGCGGAAAAAGCCGTATTGGGGAGCATGCTGCTGTTGCCTTCCTCCTGCGACGAAGTTTCTCTCATTATTCGCCCCGATGATTTCTATGACGAGGCTAATCGCAAGCTGTTCGCCCATTTAACGGCGATCAATGACGCTGGCAAGCGCGTTGATATGACATTGCTTGTCGAACGTCTGCGCACTTCAAACGAATATGATCCTATCGGTGGCGCGGCGTATTTAGCCGAAATCGCTCGCAGTGTCCCGACGGCAGCTAATGCTGTCCACTATGCTCAGATTGTGCGTGACAAGGCCGTACTTCGCTCGCTAATTGAATCTTGCACGGAAACTCTCCGAGATGCATATGAAGATAATGTGGAGGCACGGGAACAAGCAAGCCGCGCCGAACAGCGTATTTTTTCTGTTGTCGATACAAGGCAGCACAGAAATATTGTCGATGCTCATGAACTTCTCGTAGCAGCGATGGAACGTATCGAGAAGCGGGAAAATGGCCAGCATACGATTGCTGGCGTCGACACAGGCTTTTTAGAACTTGATGGATTAATGGGCGGCCTCCACAACGGAGAACTCATTATCTTGGCCGCACGTCCGAGCATGGGAAAGACCGCTCTTGCCCTGAATATCGCGGAATATGTGTCGTGCAATCTAAGAGTGCCCACGTTAGTGGTTAGCCTGGAAATGTCGCAGCTTGAACTTGCTGACCGGCTGCTTTGCGCACATGCCCGCGTCGACGGAAGAAAAATACGCTCAAGCCACCCAACAAAAGAGGATCGAGCAAAGCTTATCCAGTCATGTGGTGCTATCAGCGATGCTCCTTTATACATTGACGACAGTCCGACACGCACTGTTACAGAAATTGCATCGACTTGTAGACGGCTGAGTAGAATCGTTCAAAAGCGATACAAAGGCGACGAGTCGAAAAAGCTCGGCCTCGTTGTCGTGGACTATTTGCAACTGATTGAACCTGACAACCAGAAGGACCAGCGGCAAGAACAAGTGGCCAGAATCGCTCGCCGGCTAAAGGGCTTGGCACGCGAGCTTAAGATTCCTGTTCTTTGCCTAGCGCAGCTAAATCGACAGGCCGAACAGGGCGGCAGCCCAATTCCAAGGCTAAGTCACCTGAGAGAATCAGGAGCAATAGAGCAAGACGCCGACGTGGTAATGTTCGTACACCGTCCGGAATACTACATGACACCCGAAGAACGCGAACAGGCTCAGCAAAACGGTGACAGTGACGGCATGCTAACCAGAGCGGATATTTTTATCGCCAAGCAGCGCAATGGCCCTACCGGGGATATTAAATTGCTTTGGCAAAAAGAATTTACGCGATTCTCAAATTTGGCGCACAAACAATACGACGAGTTTGAGCAATTCGCCCCGAGCGGCGAACCGTTTTGAGAGGCTGCGACGAAACTATCTCCGGGAACCCTCAACCCAGCCCTCTCCCAAAGGGAGCTTTGCCTCACAATCCAGTCAATGTCATTATCGGTTGGAGTGCCATGGCCACTGCTTTGCGTGGCCATGCATGAACTCTCTGGGTCGGTCATGCCCACACCGAGCTGTGGGCATGGCACCCACATTCAAATTCGAAGTTATGAGGCAAAGCCCCCGAAGGGAGAGTGAGTAATGGTGCAGGCTCTCATTCACTTCACTTTGTAGCACAGCAGTGCGTCTTGCTCGCGGAGGTAGAGCTTACCGCCGGCGATGACGGGGTGGGGCCAACTGGGCTTGGAGACATCGGGAATGGTGAACGTGCCTTCGACTTTGAGGCCGTCAGGCGAGGCGTCGAGCAGGGCCATGGTGCCGTCTTCGTAACGGAAGTAGAGGCGGCCATCGGCATAGGCGATGGCGGCGGAGCCTTTGCCGGGGCCGCGTTCTTTTCCGCCCCAGACAATTTTGCCGGTTTTCCACTCGATGCAAGTGGGAAAGCCTTGGTTTTGTCCGTTTCCGCCGTAAATGTAATCGCCCACCATCACGACGCCGCCGTGATGGTTGTTGAATTGTTTGGCGTCCAGAAAATAAACTTCGTCAGCTTTTACACCGTCGCCGTCGGGTTCCAGCTTTAACAGCGCGGAGCCGGTGCCATAGCTGGTGGTGGTGAAAATGTAATCGCCATTGACCAAGGGCGTGGTAATGTTGGCGCCCTGGTTGGCGATGCGGGGATAGCCCCACAAGTATTTTCCGTCTTCGCTCACGCCGATTAATCCGCGCCCGACGAGTTGCACATATTGCTTTTTGCCGGCGCCGTTGGAAATGACGACGGAGGAGTAACCGGCGCCATCTTTTCCGTGGCCGCCTAAATCTGGGATAGCGCAGCGCCAGATTTCGTCACCGGTTTTTTTATTGAGGGCGACGAGCATGGCGTCTTTGCCGCCGGGGGTGCAGATGAGCTTATCGCCATCGACCAAGGGGGATTCGCTAAATCCCCAAATGGACATCATTTTACCGCCGAAATCGGCCGGGAAGCTTTTCTTCCAGACCACGTTGCCGGTGGCGGCATCGCAACAGACCAAATCGCCTTGGGAACCGAGGGCATACACCAGATCGCCATCGGCGGCCGGGGTGCAGCGAGCGCCCGGTTTGCCGGCGTTATCGCCAAATTTTCCGAC
The window above is part of the Pirellulales bacterium genome. Proteins encoded here:
- the pth gene encoding aminoacyl-tRNA hydrolase — encoded protein: MKLVVGLGNPGRKYEGTRHNVGFAVLYELARRHRVARAKTNFQGEISEAELKGQKALLLWPHTFMNLSGGSVLAARDFYKLDTVDVLIVCDDFNLPLGKLRLRSEGSAGGQKGLADVIERLGTEAVPRLRIGVGPVPPQWDPADFVLARFGKEELVEVESIISRAADAVEDWITGDMLGCMNKYNG
- a CDS encoding 50S ribosomal protein L25; its protein translation is MAETLQADVRDSSGKRNAKRLRAGGKVPAVLYGHGQKTVSLAVPAEQISAAVRHGSRVVKLKGAANDSALIRELQYDTFGLEILHVDFARVSEHERVRVKVPLEIRGQAAGVKEGGVVEHLIHTVEIECPVSSIPDKVIINVAALKLDDSMSVGQATLPEGAKIVSGGDEIAVQCLKPKAVEEEATAEPAAEGAVEPELIRKEKPVEEEEEKV
- the ssb gene encoding single-stranded DNA-binding protein, which codes for MASFNRVILVGNLTRDPELRYIPSGMAVMDVGLAVNDRRKTAQGEWVEDTTFVDVTLWGRTAEVASEYLNKGSPVLIEGRLKLDTWEKEGKKQSKLRVVGERMQMLGSKGQGGGQGKGGPRGARESAPPAEAEYSAAEVSGYEGGGESGGAPDLPF
- a CDS encoding PQQ-binding-like beta-propeller repeat protein; translated protein: MRFPTAILLSCLLPSLLLTYASTDSLTKAAELTARPGEWPQWQGPNRDGVSTETGLLHEWPEGGPELAWKATGLGDGFAGISIQNGRIYTMGSRDGQETVLALDLKNNGQILWCTPVGKFGDNAGKPGARCTPAADGDLVYALGSQGDLVCCDAATGNVVWKKSFPADFGGKMMSIWGFSESPLVDGDKLICTPGGKDAMLVALNKKTGDEIWRCAIPDLGGHGKDGAGYSSVVISNGAGKKQYVQLVGRGLIGVSEDGKYLWGYPRIANQGANITTPLVNGDYIFTTTSYGTGSALLKLEPDGDGVKADEVYFLDAKQFNNHHGGVVMVGDYIYGGNGQNQGFPTCIEWKTGKIVWGGKERGPGKGSAAIAYADGRLYFRYEDGTMALLDASPDGLKVEGTFTIPDVSKPSWPHPVIAGGKLYLREQDALLCYKVK
- the rpsF gene encoding 30S ribosomal protein S6; this encodes MAQHVYEGMFILDSNRYARDAAGTVAQIPGAVEQFGGKMLASRLWEERRLAYPIKGHRKGTYWLTYFKLDGDQVGNLTRQFQLNEAVIRNLMLKIDPRIADTMVQHALTGGGPLAERKPKPEAEAAKLVDDMPVDEMGELDEE
- the rplI gene encoding 50S ribosomal protein L9 produces the protein MPTTKTSPKAKSGRQPARDKRLQRGQHGGIELLLIQSVDHLGKQGEVVEVKRGYAMNYLLPQGLATVATEHHKRMVEKHKAKLLQIQHERLAGLRQLADRITAQSVTIEANANDEGHLYGSVGAPEIVRALKQQEITVTPDQVRLKGPLKELGLYTVEVHLGQEIEAQLKVWVVPTVGDVEAEAKPEAKEGEAKPTDSKESKSAEAKSAVKQGSKSSAKS
- the dnaB gene encoding replicative DNA helicase, yielding MATVDRKPSNKPPRKAPVTSEILDRQPPRSLEAEKAVLGSMLLLPSSCDEVSLIIRPDDFYDEANRKLFAHLTAINDAGKRVDMTLLVERLRTSNEYDPIGGAAYLAEIARSVPTAANAVHYAQIVRDKAVLRSLIESCTETLRDAYEDNVEAREQASRAEQRIFSVVDTRQHRNIVDAHELLVAAMERIEKRENGQHTIAGVDTGFLELDGLMGGLHNGELIILAARPSMGKTALALNIAEYVSCNLRVPTLVVSLEMSQLELADRLLCAHARVDGRKIRSSHPTKEDRAKLIQSCGAISDAPLYIDDSPTRTVTEIASTCRRLSRIVQKRYKGDESKKLGLVVVDYLQLIEPDNQKDQRQEQVARIARRLKGLARELKIPVLCLAQLNRQAEQGGSPIPRLSHLRESGAIEQDADVVMFVHRPEYYMTPEEREQAQQNGDSDGMLTRADIFIAKQRNGPTGDIKLLWQKEFTRFSNLAHKQYDEFEQFAPSGEPF